The Pyrus communis chromosome 2, drPyrComm1.1, whole genome shotgun sequence genome includes a window with the following:
- the LOC137725798 gene encoding probable prolyl 4-hydroxylase 9, with protein sequence MKVKAKSSRAKLGLPTVFLLCSLFFFAGLFISTLLSHASVPRSVSRTLEPENDEHHGPMMQGDTGDSFIQSIPFQVLSWRPRALYFPRFATAEQCESVIEMAKTKLRPSTLALRKGETAESTKGTRTSSGTFISASEDDSGVLDIIEEKIARATMLPRAHGEAFNVLRYEIGQKYDSHYDAFNPTEYGQQKSQRFASFLLYLSDVEEGGETMFPYENGAEMDSSYDYKKCIGLKIMPRQGDGLLFYSVFPNGTIDLTSLHGSCPVIKGEKWVATKWIRNQEGMD encoded by the exons ATGAAAGTGAAAGCAAAGAGCTCCAGAGCAAAGTTGGGCTTACCCACCGTCTTCCTCCTTtgctccctcttcttcttcgccGGTTTATTCATCTCCACCCTCCTCTCCCATGCCTCCGTCCCTCGCTCCGTCTCCAGAACGCTGGAACCCGAAAACGACGAACATCACGGTCCAATGATGCAGGGCGACACCGGAGACAGCTTTATTCAGTCGATTCCATTCCAG GTTCTGAGTTGGAGACCACGGGCTCTGTATTTTCCGAGATTTGCAACTGCCGAGCAATGCGAAAGCGTGATTGAGATGGCGAAGACGAAGCTCCGGCCGTCCACATTGGCATTGCGAAAGGGAGAGACTGCTGAGAGCACAAAGGGGACTCGTACAAG TTCAGGCACATTTATTAGTGCATCAGAAGATGATAGCGGAGTCCTGGATATTATTGAGGAAAAGATTGCCAGAGCTACCATGTTACCAAGAGCCCATGGCGAG GCATTCAACGTTTTGCGGTATGAGATTGGCCAGAAGTATGATTCACATTATGATGCATTCAATCCAACGGAATATGGTCAACAGAAAAGCCAAAGA TTTGCTTCCTTCTTGTTGTATCTATCCGATGTAGAAGAAGGTGGAGAAACCATGTTCCCTTATGAG AATGGTGCAGAGATGGATTCGAGCTATGATTACAAGAAATGCATTGGTTTAAAAATTATGCCCAGGCAAGGGGATggtcttttattttattcagtgtttCCAAACGGCACAATTGATCTG ACATCTCTTCACGGAAGCTGCCCGGTGATCAAAGGGGAAAAGTGGGTTGCAACAAAGTGGATTAGAAACCAAGAAGGTATGGACTGA
- the LOC137726786 gene encoding mediator of RNA polymerase II transcription subunit 28-like yields the protein MAERQAVDQQQQSDAQMQSPTAPREDMVSCVMALEAALLPCLPAKELQAIDRSPLPSHQIDVERHARDFMEAAKKLQLYFIGLQREDQPTKAEQLRKEIDAMEEELRIKTEIIKKHERLIQGWKKELKDQLDKHNTELERV from the exons atGGCTGAGAGACAAGCGGTAGATCAGCAGCAGCAAAGTGATGCACAGATGCAATCGCCAACGGCTCCGAGGGAAGACATGGTTTCGTGTGTAATGGCGCTGGAGGCTGCTTTGCTTCCATGCTTGCCTGCTAAGGAGCTTCAAGCGATTGACCGCTCTCCCCTCCCCTCTCATCAGA TTGATGTGGAGAGGCATGCCAGAGACTTTATGGAAGCTGCCAAAAAGCTTCAACTGTACTTCATCGGTCTGCAACGTGAGGATCAGCCAACGAAGGCTGAGCAACTAAGAAAG GAGATTGATGCAATGGAAGAGGAGTTGAGGATAAAGACTGAGATTATTAAGAAGCATGAAAGGTTGATCCAAGGGTGGAAAAAGGAGCTCAAAGACCAATTGGACAAGCACAACACTGAGCTTGAGAGGGTCTAG
- the LOC137726950 gene encoding uncharacterized protein — protein MDLGCLDLGCISVSDKHRANDAVLDSDNKENAAAEQFSASPKIGKNRNLKEASLSMLNSVNKSTAQIKKPSHRRTSPLNWFPRKKMDSYLKRKIKMLQEVDGMNLTLDETLGDSNPHYSKVLREKMAAKEAAQKAMEVRKAALVEASWCRILKAARIQSKEAEAQLLKADKAAAEAFEEATAVGVIMYDKPNCPRKPCKIETSTVNGGGSTTHTVTASFESAFEVDKEVAAAVKIALVRLGNCPSFDKDEFKELLRKISENPDTDMVELETNHESSEFTSECESESGSELEALSQKDNIISKDLNQNEMPDLEARQRKNRRQSFGKLNMAKIADMMLERLQCLQEDELSSLATIVATCGLNAALAESKLHNPSSAAETLPQRIIAANPEYFRDGQIRKKQPVSELPSLDKFLVKHVTKLEREVQEAKNRSKSKEGTAENSNRTADKKANSETIPGLGSILLKHGSKFEKEIEEAKKNSRGDFEMLQKNSQSNKISSEAIPDLAITLIKHSSKLEKEVEAAKKNFVKTSAMSHKKENDSELPSLDKFLVKRVSRLEKEVQEAKNRRQADTHEGVRFPYLKKKVELSTSVAQPKEKATSYSGEGSVGKENIDLNNDVEENSMMEQNESEASLQIGEVKPSAGETKSLHKAKTKETEGRLDKILLKPMHRLEREKMQALEMEDNYKFEKKKGGNSDSQCESLDKVLVKHVSRLEKEKIKFRAEEEATEVKRSNAKLQSRADEACGLDQILIKHKSRLEREKDYAAQQPEDQVRYSISRKEAMERELQEQWGGLSLGNSLRPREKAAAAQQPEDQIKFSVARKEARDRELQEQWGGLSLGNSMRPHVSKLERDKAAWIKAEQEEKRQDTVFSD, from the exons ATGGACCTCGGCTGCTTGGACTTGGGTTGCATCTCCGTGTCTGACAAGCACCGCGCTAACGACGCCGTTCTTGACTCAGACAACAAAGAAAACGCCGCCGCCGAGCAGTTCTCCGCCAGCCCCAAGATCGGCAAG AATAGAAATTTGAAAGAGGCTAGCCTATCAATGCTGAATTCTGTTAACAAATCCACTGCACAAATTAAGAAGCCTTCTCATCGTAGAACCTCTCCTCTGAACTGGTTTCCGCGGAAAAAAATGGACTCCTATCTTAAGAGGAAGATCAAAATGCTGCAG GAAGTAGATGGGATGAATTTAACTCTCGATGAGACTCTAGGTGATTCTAATCCACATTACTCAAAAGTCCTAAGGGAGAAAATGGCAGCAAAAGAAGCTGCACAAAAAGCAATGGAGGTACGAAAAGCAGCATTGGTGGAAGCATCTTGGTGTCGAATACTTAAAGCAGCAAG GATCCAAAGCAAAGAAGCTGAAGCCCAGCTGTTGAAAGCAGATAAAGCTGCAGCTGAAGCTTTTGAAGAGGCAACTGCCGTGGGAGTTATCATGTATGACAAGCCAAATTGCCCTCGGAAGCCCTGTAAAATAGAAACATCCACTGTTAATGGCGGAGGTTCGACTACTCACACAGTTACAGCATCTTTTGAGTCTGCATTTGAGGTGGATAAAGAAGTAGCTGCAGCTGTAAAGATTGCATTAGTACGGCTTGGAAACTGCCCATCTTTTGATAAAGATGAATTTAAAGAACTGCTTCGAAAGATTAGTGAGAACCCTGATACTGATATGGTTGAACTTGAAACTAATCATGAATCATCTGAGTTTACTTCAGAATGTGAATCAGAATCTGGATCGGAACTTGAAGCATTATCCCAGAAAGATAATATCATTTCCAAAGATTTGAATCAGAACGAGATGCCAGATTTAGAGGCAAGACAGAGGAAAAACAGAAGGCAGTCTTTTGGTAAGCTTAATATGGCAAAGATAGCAGACATGATGCTCGAGAGACTTCAATGTTTGCAAGAAGATGAACTCTCTTCTCTTGCCACTATAGTTGCTACTTGTGGTTTAAATGCTGCCTTAGCGGAAAGCAAGCTGCACAATCCCAGCTCTGCTGCTGAGACCCTTCCACAAAGAATAATAGCGGCGAACCCTGAGTACTTCAGAGATGGGCAGATCCGAAAGAAGCAACCTGTATCAGAACTCCCAAGTCTAGACAAGTTTTTGGTTAAGCACGTGACTAAGCTTGAAAGAGAAGTGCAAGAAGCCAAGAATAGAAGTAAGTCGAAGGAAGGAACTGCAGAGAATTCTAACAGAACTGCAGACAAAAAGGCCAATTCAGAAACCATTCCAGGCTTGGGAAGCATCCTTCTGAAGCATGGTTCAAAGTTTGAGAAGGAGATTGAAGAGGCGAAGAAAAATTCAAGAGGAGATTTTGAAATGCTTCAAAAGAATTCACAGAGCAACAAAATATCATCTGAAGCCATCCCTGACTTGGCAATTACACTAATTAAACATTCTTCGAAGCTTGAAAAGGAAGTTGAGGCGGCCAAGAAGAACTTTGTGAAAACATCTGCAATGAGTCACAAAAAAGAGAATGACTCAGAACTCCCCAGCCTCGATAAGTTCTTAGTGAAACGTGTCTCAAGACTTGAGAAGGAAGTCCAAGAAGCAAAGAACAGAAGGCAAGCTGACACACATGAAGGAGTTAGGTTCCCTTatttgaagaagaaagttgAATTATCTACTTCGGTTGCACAGCCAAAAGAAAAGGCTACTTCTTATTCAGGGGAAGGATCAGTGGGGAAAGAAAATATCGACTTAAATAATGATGTCGAAGAGAATTCTATGATGGAGCAAAATGAAAGTGAAGCTTCACTGCAGATTGGAGAAGTGAAGCCTAGTGCAGGTGAAACAAAATCACTTCACAAGGCCAAAACTAAAGAGACTGAAGGTAGACTAGACAAGATCCTTCTCAAACCAATGCACAGGTTGGAAAGGGAGAAAATGCAAGCTTTGGAAATGGAAGACAATTATAAAttcgaaaagaaaaagggaggaaACAGCGATTCCCAATGTGAGAGCTTGGACAAAGTTTTGGTAAAACATGTTTCCAGACTGGAGAAAGAGAAGATAAAGTTCCGTGCAGAGGAAGAAGCAACTGAAGTGAAGAGAAGTAATGCAAAGCTGCAGTCACGTGCAGACGAAGCATGTGGTTTGGACCAAATTCtcattaaacacaaatcaaGGCTCGAAAGAGAAAAGGACTATGCTGCTCAGCAACCAGAAGACCAAGTTAGATACTCCATCAGTCGTAAAGAAGCAATGGAGAGAGAACTGCAAGAACAATGGGGAGGTTTAAGCTTAGGAAACTCCCTGAGACCAAGAGAGAAGGCGGCTGCTGCTCAGCAACCAGAAGACCAAATTAAATTCTCTGTGGCTCGTAAAGAAGCAAGGGACCGAGAACTGCAAGAACAATGGGGTGGTTTAAGCTTAGGAAACTCCATGAGGCCACATGTTTCAAAACTAGAACGTGATAAG GCCGCTTGGATCAAAGCTGAACAGGAGGAGAAGAGGCAAGACACGGTTTTCTCAGATTAA